In the Synechococcus sp. UW179A genome, one interval contains:
- a CDS encoding DUF3104 domain-containing protein produces MADVGSGVILWVNADLVIRILPYTLF; encoded by the coding sequence ATCGCCGATGTGGGTTCAGGCGTGATCCTCTGGGTCAACGCTGATCTTGTGATACGTATCCTTCCATATACACTTTTCTGA
- a CDS encoding Nif11-like leader peptide family natural product precursor, producing the protein MSLEQLKAFLAKVKGDSNLQEKLKAAKSPEDVVGIAKEHGHEFTADKISQLSKEELEGVAGGGISHLDHTC; encoded by the coding sequence ATGTCCCTAGAACAACTCAAGGCATTCCTCGCCAAGGTCAAAGGTGATTCCAATCTTCAAGAGAAACTAAAAGCAGCGAAGTCACCTGAAGATGTTGTAGGCATTGCTAAAGAACATGGTCATGAATTCACTGCTGATAAGATCAGCCAACTCAGTAAAGAGGAGCTGGAAGGTGTGGCTGGGGGTGGCATTAGTCACCTTGACCACACCTGCTAA
- a CDS encoding Nif11-like leader peptide family natural product precursor: MSEEQLKAFLEKVKGDTSLQEKLKAAADSDAVLTIATEAGFSISADDLKKAKPKLSEEELEDVAGGWDCPVCWTAKVLVGTLAI; the protein is encoded by the coding sequence ATGTCAGAAGAGCAACTCAAGGCATTCCTCGAAAAGGTCAAAGGCGATACCAGTCTTCAGGAGAAGCTTAAAGCCGCTGCTGATTCAGATGCAGTTCTTACGATTGCAACAGAAGCGGGGTTTAGTATTTCAGCTGACGATTTGAAGAAAGCCAAACCAAAACTTTCTGAAGAGGAGCTGGAAGACGTCGCTGGTGGTTGGGACTGTCCTGTGTGCTGGACAGCTAAGGTGCTTGTAGGAACTCTAGCTATATAA
- a CDS encoding Nif11-like leader peptide family natural product precursor, which yields MSLEQLKAFLAKVKSDTSLQEKLKEAKSPEDVVVIAKEHGHEFTADKINQLSDEELEGVTGGAGSVACIINPLN from the coding sequence ATGTCCCTAGAACAACTCAAGGCATTCCTCGCCAAGGTCAAATCTGACACGAGCCTTCAGGAGAAGCTAAAAGAAGCTAAGTCACCTGAAGATGTTGTAGTCATTGCTAAAGAGCACGGACATGAATTTACTGCTGATAAGATCAACCAGCTCAGTGATGAGGAGCTGGAAGGCGTGACTGGAGGAGCAGGGAGTGTGGCTTGCATAATCAATCCATTAAACTAA
- a CDS encoding Nif11-like leader peptide family natural product precursor has product MSEEQLKAFLEKVKSDTELQEKLKAATSPEAGLEIAKKAGFSITSEDIQSMQFATVSDEELEGAAGGGTAAGGKTFWISWCVSCNC; this is encoded by the coding sequence ATGTCAGAAGAGCAACTGAAAGCCTTCCTGGAAAAAGTTAAATCTGATACCGAATTACAGGAAAAGCTCAAGGCAGCAACCTCACCAGAAGCTGGTCTTGAAATCGCCAAAAAAGCAGGCTTTTCAATTACCTCAGAAGATATTCAATCAATGCAATTTGCAACGGTGTCAGACGAGGAGCTGGAAGGTGCAGCTGGTGGGGGGACGGCAGCTGGTGGGAAGACGTTTTGGATTTCGTGGTGTGTGAGTTGCAATTGTTAG
- a CDS encoding DUF3104 domain-containing protein, with protein MTKAQPRASLNTFVLPAMSIDHGIYEQQGERPLFLDAKPGMTVCVRCEYLTGETPRQDWWMGSVLHCGGGARDPSMHNLFQIADVDSGVICWVNADLVTHIVPKEPGQ; from the coding sequence ATGACGAAAGCTCAGCCAAGGGCTAGCCTCAATACGTTTGTACTACCGGCCATGTCGATTGATCATGGAATCTACGAACAGCAAGGGGAGCGACCCTTGTTCCTGGACGCCAAACCAGGGATGACCGTCTGTGTGAGGTGTGAATACCTGACTGGCGAGACACCCAGGCAGGACTGGTGGATGGGATCGGTTCTCCACTGCGGAGGAGGTGCTCGTGACCCGTCGATGCACAACCTGTTCCAGATTGCTGATGTGGATTCAGGCGTGATCTGCTGGGTGAATGCTGATCTGGTGACCCACATCGTTCCGAAGGAGCCAGGGCAATAA
- a CDS encoding bacteriocin yields the protein MEDPKNIKDPKKEKESPELKEELTEEELKSVDGGVLVYIAWADVGCHENDKNKA from the coding sequence ATGGAAGACCCCAAGAACATCAAGGACCCCAAGAAAGAGAAGGAGTCACCGGAACTCAAGGAAGAATTGACTGAAGAGGAGTTGAAGAGTGTTGATGGAGGCGTGCTCGTCTACATCGCATGGGCGGATGTTGGCTGCCATGAAAATGATAAGAATAAGGCATAA